A section of the Triticum dicoccoides isolate Atlit2015 ecotype Zavitan chromosome 7A, WEW_v2.0, whole genome shotgun sequence genome encodes:
- the LOC119330214 gene encoding F-box protein At5g07610-like isoform X1 has protein sequence MSMVADRPRPREEGRASTSARRTPAERLTDDILVEILSRVPAKSLCRCKCVSKHWLGLIHHPDHRKRLPQTLAGFFYGRITSTTGQRVLELPFRFTSISGDGRSPVGTSFTFLPNHHLPVDLLDSCNGLLLCRCYHVSDGVGAFHYVVCNPATEKWIVLPNSGKDSSQVATASLGFDPALSPHFHVFELVQQHKYGENKNTDISRVTVYSSETGEWIYKEKRWSRATWFASWHSSATVFLNGLLFFRALDLKLHDCVAAVDTKGEIWMKFRVPGGQVDGFVQRSIFRAPADQFDDLDLAHGFIQRSQGRLHFANFQRDKYGLAIRLVVHVLENYQDKQWILKHSIETSNIFGWTDLWLDADFDFIAIHPECNLLFFAVGGITFMCYNMDNRQVKVISHLADVKPLFLPYAPLYTESQSLHI, from the exons atgTCCATGGTGGCGGACCGCCCTCGCCCGCGGGAGGAAGGCAGAGCGTCGACTAGCGCCCG CCGGACGCCGGCCGAGAGGCTGACCGACGACATCCTCGTGGAGATCCTCTCGCGCGTTCCCGCCAAGTCGCTGTGCCGCTGCAAGTGCGTCTCGAAGCACTGGCTCGGCCTCATCCACCACCCCGACCACCGCAAACGGCTCCCCCAAACCCTGGCCGGCTTCTTCTACGGCCGCATTACCAGTACCACCGGGCAGCGGGTTCTGGAGCTGCCCTTCCGCTTCACTAGCATATCGGGGGACGGCCGCTCTCCGGTCGGCACCTCCTTCACCTTCCTGCCCAACCACCATCTGCCCGTCGATCTGCTGGACTCCTGCAACGGTCTCCTCCTCTGCCGATGTTACCACGTTTCCGATGGGGTTGGCGCATTCCATTATGTCGTGTGCAATCCCGCCACCGAGAAGTGGATCGTGTTGCCCAACTCCGGCAAGGACAGCAGCCAGGTGGCCACCGCATCTTTGGGCTTCGACCCGGCCCTGTCGCCGCATTTTCATGTGTTTGAGTTGGTACAGCAGCACAAGTATGGCGAGAATAAGAATACCGACATTTCCAGAGTGACAGTGTATTCGTCTGAAACCGGAGAATGGATTTATAAGGAGAAGAGATGGAGCAGAGCTACTTGGTTTGCTAGTTGGCACTCCTCCGCGACAGTTTTTCTCAACGGCCTTCTGTTTTTTCGTGCCCTTGACCTTAAATTACATGATTGTGTAGCCGCGGTTGACACAAAGGGAGAAATATGGATGAAATTCAGGGTCCCTGGTGGTCAGGTTGATGGTTTTGTTCAGCGGTCGATATTCAGGGCCCCTGCTGATCAGTTTGATGATTTGGATCTGGCTCATGGTTTTATTCAGCGGTCGCAGGGCCGCTTGCATTTTGCCAACTTTCAGAGGGATAAATATGGTCTTGCCATTCGATTAGTAGTTCATGTTCTGGAGAACTATCAAGACAAACAATGGATATTGAAGCATAGCATTGAAACTTCAAACATATTTGGATGGACAGATTTATGGCTTGATGCGGATTTTGATTTTATTGCGATTCATCCGGAATGCAACTTGCTGTTCTTCGCTGTGGGGGGTATCACATTCATGTGCTA